A single window of Toxoplasma gondii ME49 chromosome Ib, whole genome shotgun sequence DNA harbors:
- a CDS encoding PHD-finger domain-containing protein (encoded by transcript TGME49_208200), which produces MGDPVEQWLEDCLTLPGKLQRALRLMAHLEQEVSRIETQFRVREKEYLGQLRQSHQQGTPWPAPKQDEEIGAIKQLHYKCRALLREKVVVNKQIASFIHFEQQRLVKERDKLLHSMHGLGAATNLKSHSVSVSPEPGAAAPAVAGPAGGPPAAGAFGATHTGSAGGSTVGRSALRRRGTDRSHLGSNSDAGLGPSVPERTGFDGDAFYPRGADRAGFNGEFQTGAPSVVSGAGSTAGRARQQGGGPQGVAVGSGVGPLAGPPSAGSDVSVGSATAHPPPKKARKAHESHGASASRLPSSQSSAVTSEAVGSGGALPSSGPSHPTAPGVGEARGPAGLSLSPGVQGPAVSGSKGGGRSRQQPSHSGRSRHDGGSRTGTACSVPSVSATPTPAYAAQRLGPSPFFPTGSPEPSGAHAVGPSGASGASVASSGAAASDGADTWEGICPVCHKGESSECNNMVACDACNQWFHFECVGYSAETHEDDAWFCPQCYQNGLVP; this is translated from the exons ATGGGGGATCCCGTGGAGCAGTGGCTGGAGGACTGCCTCACTCTGCCAGGGAAACTCCAACGCGCTCTGCGGCTCATGGCCCATCTCGAACAAGAAGTTTCGCGAATTGAGACACAG TTTCGCGTCCGTGAAAAAGAATATCTGGGGCAGTTGCGACAGTCGCATCAACAAGGAACGCCGTGGCCGGCGCCGAAACAGGATGAAGAAATCGGGGCGATCAAG CAACTCCACTACAAGTGCCGGGCTCTGCTTCGCGAGAAGGTGGTGGTGAACAAGCAGATCGCCTCCTTCATCCACTTCGAGCAACAGCGCCTGGTGAAGGAACGCGACAAGCTGCTGCACTCGATGCATGGCCTCGGCGCCGCCACGAATCTCAAGTCGcactctgtgtctgtgtctccggaGCCTGGCGCGGCCGCGCCCGCGGTCGCCGGTCCAGCCGGCGGGCCTCCCGCTGCGGGCGCGTTCGGCGCGACGCACACCGGCAGCGCAGGCGGCAGCACCGTCGGCCGAAGCGCCTTGAGGCGACGCGGGACCGACAGAAGCCACCTGGGGAGCAACAGCGACGCGGGCCTCGGGCCGTCGGTGCCCGAACGAACAGGTTTCGACGGAGACGCTTTCTACCCCAGAGGCGCGGATCGCGCAGGCTTCAACGGAGAGTTTCAG ACGGGAGCCCCGAGCGTGGTCTCCGGCGCCGGGTCGACTGCGGGTCGCGCGCGACAACAAGGCGGAGGTCCCCAGGGCGTCGCTGTGGGGTCTGGGGTAGGCCCGCTGGCGGGGCCTCCCTCGGCTGGCAGCGACGTCTCCGTCGGCTCTGCCACTGCTCACCCGCCTCCGAAGAAGGCCCGGAAA GCGCACGAGAGCCACGGCGCTTCTGCATCTCGGCTTCCGTCTTCGCAGTCGAGCGCGGTGACGTCTGAAGCTGTGGGGTCTGGGGGCGCCTTGCCGAGTTCTGGGCCTTCTCACCCGACCGCGCCTGGCGTCGGCGAGGCCCGAGGCCCCGCGGgcctttcgctgtctccgggcGTGCAAGGCCCGGCGGTTTCAGGCTCTAAAGGCGGAGGCCGGTCGCGGCAGCAGCCTTCTCACAGCGGTCGGAGCCGTCACGACGGAGGTTCGCGG acaGGAACCGCTTGCTCCGTTCCGTCGGTCTCCGCAACGCCGACGCCTGCGTACGCTGCGCAGCGTCTGGGGCCGTCCCCGTTCTTCCCGACTGGAAGTCCGGAGCCTTcaggcgcgcatgcagttgggCCTTCTGGAGCCTCGGGCGCGAGCGTGGCGTCGAGTGGTGCCGCCGCCAGCGACGGCGCAGACACCTGGGAGGGGATTTGCCCAGTTTGCCACAAAGGCGAGAGTTCGGAGTGCAACAACATGGTTGCGTGCGATGCCTGTAATCAGTGGTTCCACTTCGAGTGCGTG GGCTACTCGGCTGAAACTCACGAGGACGACGCCTGGTTCTGCCCGCAGTGCTACCAGAACGGACTGGTGCCGTGa
- a CDS encoding hypothetical protein (encoded by transcript TGME49_208300) — protein sequence MASENDTRSKPAFDPRGKEVAVTAHVAVKQNTTKSELDKSAPTSRAQMSKYWGDDVDDKVERTGCSEPYGRLVDCLDVQDKDWRKCREELQEFRRCCHEKKVPGA from the exons ATGGCTTCAGAAAACGATACGAGATCGAAACCTGCGTTTGACCCCAGGGGAAAAGAGGTGGCAGTCACCGCACATGTGGCTGTAAAGCAGAACACAACAAAGAGCGAATTAGACAAAAGTGCGCCCACGAGTCGCGCTCAGATGAGCAAGTACTGGGGAGACGATGTCGATGACAAAGTGGAGCGAACTGGCTGCAGTGAGCCGTATGGCCGGCTCGTAGATTGTCTCGATGTGCAGGACAA agacTGGCGCAAGTGCCGCGAGGAGTTGCAAGAGTTTCGACGCTGCTGTCACGAGAAAAAGGTTCCTGGGGCTTGA
- a CDS encoding hypothetical protein (encoded by transcript TGME49_208310), whose translation MEASSANASPGGASTQQHSGCLAESEKEATSGTFAVPEALEHIRKNAFGQHSAETGAAKAKGSSAELQGSPQPQGNASLLPPGTVDKKAGYVYEPPPWGLGGVHTATEEAIQQACGHPAFPDLVLEVIREGVIVDLIPLKGRGWWLLGSLKETAHVLYEHPFVSRRHLALQFAAKPPFNLYCIDLQSSYGTVCNGIRLKPQEPFLVYRARRASAEVSSSNFAEIPSPPSYGTCETSANACATEEEPREDALSEQESVFVVGGREHTRRIFVVKRRVEGPAFPFDSEEESAQTAAPRGAKQTEKKSKDSRKERIREKSAPRSVDSGKTHESCSNGRGTPDESDPETVGQERRRRASQASFGQQQPRSGDTEIRENNAFAESGEIVEGEKGEAFLEELKKAREKRKGQSEAIELKSRKFVGKQDDQEVSLDEDEEEEETPEARERRERLEANCEAMMFDEDDDFFDRSAGGEKRGSDAQKKRKKTEEEPLTEEKLERRVAALRRQLAESAAELARISEKESEQKGDGKSESSTPSEKGADDDGDADDSLDAFMKGVEQSLVSQEKQKVKEKIKTLKAELKDAKRLLAFAKA comes from the exons ATGGAGGCGTCCAGTGCCAACGCCTCCCCGGGTGGTGCTTCGACGCAACAGCATTCTGGATGCCTTGctgaaagcgagaaagaagcgacctCCGGTACGTTTGCAGTGCCGGAGGCTCTGGAACACATCCGCAAGAACGCCTTCGGCCAACATTCAGCCGAGACTGGCGCCGCGAAAGCCAAGGGAAGTTCAGCGGAGCTTCAGGGCTCTCCCCAGCCGCAAGGGAACGCGAGTCTGCTTCCGCCCGGCACTGTCGACAAGAAAGCAGGCTACGTCTACGAGCCTCCACCCTGGGGACTCGGCGGTGTCCATACAGCGACGGAGGAAGCCATCCAACAGGCATGCGGTCATCCCGCGTTTCCCGACTTGGTGCTCGAAGTCATTCGGGAAGGCGTCATCGTCGACCTGATTCCACTAAAGGGCAGAGGCTGGTGGCTGCTCGGCAGCCTGAAGGAAACGGCTCATGTTCTTTACGAGCATCCGTTTGTGTCGCGAAGACACTTAG CTCTGCAGTTTGCAGCGAAGCCTCCGTTCAACTTGTACTGCATCGATCTTCAGAGTTCGTACGGGACCGTATGCAACGGCATACGCCTCAAGCCCCAGGAGCCTTTCTTGGTGTACAGAGCGCGGCGGGCATCCGCcgaagtttcttcttcgaactTCGCGGAGATTCCTTCTCCGCCCTCGTATGGGACCTGCGAGACCTCTGCGAATGCATGCGCAACCGAGGAGGAGCCCCGGGAAGATGCCCTGAGCGAGCAGGAGTCGGTGTTTGTTGTTGGAGGCCGTGAACACACGCGTCGCATCTTCGTGGTTAAACGGAGAGTGGAGGGACCTGCGTTTCCGTTCGactcagaagaagagtctgCACAGACAGCAGCTCCTCGAGGGGCGaagcaaacagagaagaagtccAAGGACTCGAGGAAAGAACGGATACGCGAGAAATCGGCGCCTCGCTCCGTGGACAGTGGAAAGACGCATGAGAGTTGTTCGAATGGAAGAGGCACTCCGGACGAGTCGGATCCGGAAACAGTGGGccaggagagacgccggcgAGCATCGCAAGCTTCCTTCGGACAGCAGCAGCCAAGgtcaggagacacagaaatcCGGGAGAACAACGCGTTTGCTGAGAGCGGCGAGATAGTcgaaggggagaagggagaggcgtttctcgaggaactgaagaaagcgagagaaaagcggaagGGGCAGAGCGAAGCCATCGAGTTGAAGAGCCGCAAATTCGTCGGGAAACAAGACGACCAGGAAGTTTCTCTGGatgaggacgaggaagaagaggagactccggaagcgcgagaaaggcgagagcgactGGAGGCGAACTGTGAAGCCATGATgttcgacgaagacgacgacttCTTTGACCGCTCTGCAGGTGGGGAGAAGCGCGGATCCGACGCtcaaaagaaacgaaagaagacggaagaagaaccgCTGACGGAGGAGAAACTAGAGCGGCGAGTGGCTGCGTTAAGACGACAACTCGCAGAGTCCGCTGCAGAGTTAGCTAGGATttcagagaaagaaagtgaGCAGAAAGGCGACGGTAAGTCCGAGTCCAGTACCCCGTCGGAGAAAGGAGCTGACGACGACGGGGATGCGGATGACTCGCTCGATGCCTTCATGAAAGGCGTCGAACAGTCACTCGTCAGtcaggagaaacagaaagtgAAAGAGAAAATAAAGACTCTGAAGGCGGAACTAAAAGACGCGAAACGTCTCCTTGCGTTCGCGAAGGCGTAG
- a CDS encoding polynucleotide kinase 3 phosphatase (encoded by transcript TGME49_208320), with translation MQPSAKMAKTPVRSDATGLLNQVALPSSPFWHCVDGGLWWRHYCPQAHARFYGVQSQPASTSPGPQTASRDELQRKEPSENATGISALLTGYKRARENSAEKPGCCASGSGEGCLFTQWSVPRLCARVNPTMESASQDSSREDRGTEKDVFCRKNRCAGLALFDLDGTLITTKSGKKFPQGACDWKLLHPPQILQKLRKLVAEGYHLVVVSNQLGVQKGHTTLMSLTEKSDALQQTLNVPLTVCLAVADDFFRKPRTAAASFIFAHLLPHLHQVQCCVSSSQCCTVRCSDGGWAFDRERQLSLPPVFFVGDAAGRLGVPSSTSVGEKPKGQRAKNEKAKTPKDHSAADLKFALNVGVPFFTPEQFFLEQDEVPPPLIAYFGKGTLPIGSVQSGWTRHGTHWAGVGSEVHSDQRILNSTAVITEATSKVKLFVPAELVKNATPNRRMREEHFGWLRGDKVRSSSVGSTGLTGPGVKSENGDRVTGGAENDSRGFTTDNAGNETGGDKNRHATQPQLVILIGAPGSGKSTLTETVFKDYTCIRQDDLKTQAKCVKACEKALSEKRNVVIDMQNATCKTREPYIKLGKALGTHRIRCVVLKWPEEMCKHMNTYRALVGRERAKRSRNALSTDFEGQRRPTKQPSTRFREEAVPSFVLKNFYRQVELPSADAEGVDDVVILDDAERHFMCEEFSDDDEMVLFGSFLD, from the exons ATGCAGCCGTCGGCGAAGATGGCGAAGACTCCGGTCCGGTCAGATGCCACGGGTTTACTTAATCAAGTcgcgttgccttcttcaccCTTTTGGCACTGTGTAGACGGAGGCCTCTGGTGGCGTCACTACTGTCcgcaagcgcatgcacggtTCTATGGTGTACAGTCCCAACCAGCTAGCACCTCTCCTGGCCCTCAAACAGCCAGTCGTGATGAATTGCAGCGAAAGGAACCATCAGAAAATGCCACAGGCATCTCAGCGCTTCTTACCGGATACAAGCGAGCGCGGGAGAACTCAGCAGAAAAGCCAGGCTGTTGTGCCTCTGGAAGTGGAGAGGGGTGTCTATTTACACAGTGGAGTGTCCCTAGGCTTTGCGCACGAGTGAATCCTACTATGGAGAGCGCGTCACAAGATTCCTCGCGGGAAGACcgaggcacagagaaagacgtgTTCTGCAGGAAAAACCGATGTGCCGGCCTGGCTCTCTTTGACCTCGACGGGACCCTCATAACAACAAAAAGTGGCAAAAAGTTTCCCCAGGGTGCATGTGACTGGAAGCTGCTGCACCCTCCTCAAATACTGCAGAAATTGAGAAAGCTGGTGGCTGAG GGCTACCACTTGGTCGTGGTGTCGAATCAACTCGGGGTTCAGAAAGGGCATACGACGCTGATGTCTCTGACGGAGAAGAGTGACGCGCTGCAGCAGACGTTGAACGTGCCGTTGACGGTTTGCCTCGCGGTTGCTGACGACTTTTTCCGCAAACCACGAACAGCTGCAGCCTCTTTCATCTTTGCTCACCTTCTGCCACATCTCCACCAGGTGCAGTGCTGTGTAAGCTCCTCTCAGTGCTGTACAGTACGGTGTTCGGATGGTGGATGGGCATTCGACCGAGAGCGACAGCTGTCGCTCCCACCGGTTTTTTTCGTCGGCGATGCGGCAGGAAGGTTGGGAGTTCCCAGTAGCACAAGTGTAGGCGAGAAACCCAAGGGCCAGAGGgcaaagaacgagaaggcaaagacaCCCAAGGATCACAGTGCGGCAGATCTGAAATTCGCTCTGAACGTAGGAGTGCCCTTCTTTACTCCGGAGCAGTTTTTTCTTGAACAGGACGAAGTGCCACCACCGCTTATTGCGTATTTTGGGAAGGGCACTCTCCCCATAGGTTCGGTACAGAGTGGCTGGACGCGGCACGGAACGCACTGGGCTGGAGTCGGATCCGAAGTTCACTCCGACCAACGCATACTAAATTCTACAGCAGTGATAACAGAGGCAACCTCCAAAGTGAAACTGTTCGTGCCTGCTGAGCTGGTGAAGAACGCTACTCCGAACCGGCGAATGAGGGAAGAGCATTTTGGGTGGCTGCGAGGTGATAAGGTACGCAGCTCGTCCGTTGGAAGCACAGGCCTCACTGGTCCCGGCGTAAAGTCCGAAAACGGTGACCGTGTTACAGGTGGTGCTGAAAACGACTCAAGGGGATTCACTACGGATAACGCTGGCAACGAGACCGGTGGTGACAAGAACCGTCACGCTACACAGCCGCAACTGGTAATCCTTATTGGCGCTCCGGGAAGTGGGAAGAGCACTCTGACAGAGACAGTGTTCAAGGATTACACGTGCATTCGGCAGGATGACCTGAAAACTCAAGCAAAGTGCGTCAAAGCGTGTGAAAAGGCTCTTAGCGAGAAGCGCAATGTCGTGATCGACATGCAAAACGCGACATGCAAAACACGCGAGCCGTATATCAAACTAGGAAAGGCACTAGGGACTCATCGGATACGGTGCGTCGTTCTTAAATGGCCCGAAGAAATGTGCAAACATATGAATACGTACAGAGCGTTGGTTGGACGCGAGAGGGCAAAACGATCACGAAACGCGCTCTCAACTGATTTCGAGGGACAGCGACGACCCACCAAACAGCCTAGCACGCGATTCCGGGAGGAGGCTGTTCCGTCGTTTGTTCTGAAAAATTTTTACAGACAGGTGGAACTGCCGTCCGCCGATGCAGAAGGGGTGGACGATGTTGTTATCCTTGACGACGCAGAACGGCATTTCATGTGTGAAGAGTTCTCTGATGATGATGAAATGGTACTGTTTGGTTCTTTCCTCGACTGA
- a CDS encoding hypothetical protein (encoded by transcript TGME49_208330~Predicted trans-membrane domain (TMHMM2.0):20-40:49-69:75-98), with protein MEVMDRLKARSFFGFIPIRRGLFVIAFIQLLTGIAVYMCYKYLRPSLHSVACSQLTIFSVSAVIGVIGAYRRNTTVEGFYFATFLASIAFLIIAILDFTDVVHMMPKAPEGATEAFLQIDRETQNRPSSLPARRWHYSHGSFAANTSRLTQGGWASKQDIQKTLETLPFVPHIGETEGESEEISIGELPPEAKELPTKAQNMVITITKMQKRPVKLAFAGVFGTLLLFHLYFGWIILTFLMNKCMSLDELTGQPEQFQPLIRDE; from the exons ATGGAGGTCATGGACAGGCTTAAAGCCAGGAGTTTCTTTGGTTTCATACCGATTCGACGC GGTTTGTTTGTCATTGCATTCATCCAACTCCTGACCGGCATTGCAGTGTACATGTGCTACAAGTACCTGCGTCCGAGTCTGCATTCCGTTGCTTGCTCTCAGCTTACTATTTTCAGCGTCAGTGCTGTTATAGG GGTCATTGGAGCTTATCGACGCAACACTACAGTGGAAGGATTCTACTTTGCCACGTTCCTCGCATCAATTGCATTCCTGATCATTGCTATCCTCGATTTCACCGATGTCGTCCACATGATGCCGAAAGCGCCTGAGGGAGCC ACGGAGGCCTTCCTACAAATTGACCGAGAAACGCAAAACCGACCCTCATCTCTTCCTGCTCGTAGATGGCATTACAGTCATGGCTCATTCGCCGCAAACACGTCGCGGCTCACGCAGGGGGGCTGGGCCTCGAAGCAGGATATCCAGAAGACACTGGAAACACTTCCATTCG TTCCTCACATTGGTGAGACGGAAGGCGAATCAGAGGAAATCAGCATTGGCGAGCTACCACCGGA GGCGAAGGAACTCCCTACGAAGGCGCAGAACATGGTAATAACGATAACGAAGATGCAAAAACGAC CTGTTAAGCTTGCTTTCGCTGGCGTCTTTGGTACTCTACTCCTGTTCCACCTGTACTT CGGCTGGATCATTCTGACATTTCTGATGAACAAATGCATGAGTTTGGATGAGCTTACAGGGCAGCCCGAGCA GTTCCAACCCCTGATTCGTGACGAGTAG
- a CDS encoding hypothetical protein (encoded by transcript TGME49_208340) produces the protein MVGQATQPGARKQSVFLHAGTGTRSIENDACPPMITKGEEVAMEDSQVSTSARQAPNAPSVSQAVSMASGNRKNEVELLRTAILKSRATVASRWRGSACVPGSVTGAVKNSAEFPAQPFSGETVAGGSSARQRGNADAQVDSEKLETVSARKSQIVDSGKHDTPSRNSVRTSGGFAQEGEMPAAPAGNPEKGGWLAKGRALKAQMAAAKTTPQQPLVLKVAKRKANPPKANKAMLKRVAFPNQSKEGPRRVDAEREAPDPDVLSLRRLDTWRLLTKDLSASRTPSFLRSSSSDVIDNAEDLNLTGSNIFPFFSGSVSTSDASVALSERLRTVRDSDAGSAYMYQSLPAGGELSPSLSVSPFSSTAGPSRTSASSTNSRLKRQDVQTAEEIESGEPEAMEVKEEVAPEPAGESGEVPFANVAGYSGNLRLPSVLEESQEYSTSARLGSRGEERPDSPAPRPRSGAPKKQPKKKKLEPLPADGSVEPFVEERAAEEDFDREAMLDDFDIPSTATGLSPAVERLRQERVALARWVRRLRGTGTAMQQKHMRVEKYLKPHQDLPGLDIKLAANYPPAAFEPPLTEAVEARGDRMEEILMKDAQMPSAKVWQLEQTNRQRLKHLAQQRKHISILQRALRKSQRETRAAERKLRGDDETSSSSESSAPSPREAERLILQEQCESLMDRVKAETAHRESYQRAWFLEQRQKERVAEKYNVLQRRLKAAQTVTRMEQAKQEEKQENIDDLKARLGERIEVLRRVTGTSEQYEYELVRLQRRYEALASYLKESQEKASSFEEGLREARSSLEHETALLQIEKNKSLNLGERLRERENAMERMKIELRLEQDRVLSREQTIQELRDSLNENAQLLLQAKDELVAEHERAEEERRRHEQTLIQAKTLQSNLLEAQQTIDTLMSEKAFADQQEAALKHLHENFLLLLESSQKQSDVLEETVEAMAKKKHKATQLLQRAVEEIQSGIHRQSVEEERLKADLAAAKARLSGAVEELEAERATQVETMNRAQDKYMEDHASYQKTCEAMRGEIEEQKARLEALTADLQEAKRRRDELEKWGEKMKEKNEALERRVVSSFSAQGRSGRGSMVRLVKRLQQGATMERANVGKKKVGKNFIKLTKDMQIVWTMETKDKLAGFYKQKAIRLQHIVGIDYGTASAACRSRMAAASKRKEEILPWRCFEIRTLSTSYLFTAQSDDIAATWVVCLGRLVSQWSDAPNIKTHREVCVRRVKMKLQRYCQEKRITPRKMWLDAIARASGQPVSDQPRRARRAVAEKKGK, from the exons ATGGTTGGACAGGCTACTCAACCGGGAGCCCGGAAGCAAAGCGTGTTTTTACACGCTGGAACAGGTACCCGCTCTATCGAAAATGACGCTTGTCCGCCTATGATCACGAAAGGTGAAGAGGTTGCCATGGAAGACTCCCAGGTGTCGACGTCTGCGCGCCAAGCACCGAACGCACCTTCGGTGTCGCAGGCGGTTTCGATGGCGTCGGGCAACCGAAAGAACGAGGTCGAACTGCTGCGGACAGCCATTCTGAAGTCTCGCGCGACTGTGGCCAGCAGATGGAGGGGAAGTGCCTGTGTCCCTGGTTCTGTCACAGGGGCGGTCAAGAACTCTGCAGAGTTTCCCGCTCAGCCATTTTCTGGTGAGACGGTCGCAGGGGGGAGTTCTGCTCGGCAACGGGGAAATGCTGACGCGCAGGTTGACTCTGAGAAATTAGAGACTGTGAGTGCACGGAAATCGCAAATAGTTGATTCCGGAAAACACGACACACCGTCCAGAAACTCTGTCCGCACGTCAGGTGGCTTCGCACAGGAGGGCGAAATGCCAGCAGCGCCGGCGGGGAATCCGGAAAAGGGGGGTTGGTTGGCAAAGGGGCGCGCGCTAAAGGCTCAGATggcagcagcgaagacgacaCCGCAACAGCCCTTGGTGCTGAAGGTGGCGAAGCGAAAAGCGAATCCACCAAAGGCGAACAAAGCTATGCTAAAGCGGGTGGCGTTCCCGAATCAATCGAAAGAAGGCCCTCGGCGGGTggacgcagagagggaagcCCCAGATCCCGATGTGCTTTCTTTGCGCCGTCTCGATACCTGGAGATTGCTGACCAAGgatctctctgcttctcgcacTCCGTCGTTTCTCCGCAGTTCATCGAGTGACGTCATCGATAATGCGGAAGATCTGAATCTCACGGGGTCGAAcattttccccttcttctcgggCTCGGTCTCAACTTCGGACGCCAGCGTCGCGTTGTCGGAGCGACTGAGAACAGTCAGAGATTCGGACGCGGGATCCGCGTACATGTACCAGTCTTTGCCTGCCGGTGGAGAGCTGAGTCCTtccctctcggtctctccgttctcttccacAGCAGGGCCGTCTAGAACCTCGGCCTCGTCTACTAATTCGAGACTGAAGCGGCAAGACGTGCAAACTGCCGAGGAGATAGAGTCAGGAGAGCCCGAAGCAATGgaagtgaaggaagaagtcgcGCCAGAACCGGccggagagagcggagaggtTCCCTTTGCAAACGTTGCAGGGTACAGTGGGAATCTGCGATTGCCGTCGGTTTTAGAGGAATCACAGGAATACTCCACATCCGCACGCCTAGGGTCGAGAGGTGAAGAGAGGCCCGATTCTCCTGCCCCTCGTCCGCGTTCTGGAGCTCCGAAGAAACAaccaaagaaaaaaaaactggaGCCGCTCCCGGCTGATGGTTCCGTCGAGCCATTCGTTGAGGAACgggcagcagaagaagatttcgacagagaagcg ATGCTGGACGACTTTGATATTCCGTCGACAGCCACAGGGCTCTCCCCTGCCGTCGAGCGTCTGCGGCAGGAACGCGTGGCTCTCGCACGTTGGGTTCGTCGACTGAGAGGAACGGGGACGGCTATGCAG CAAAAGCACATGCGCGTGGAGAAGTATTTGAAACCCCACCAGGATCTGCCAGGCCTAGACATCAAGCTAGCTGCGAACTATCCTCCTGCGGCCTTCGAGCCACCTCTGACTGAGGCCGTGGAAGCGCGCGGCGATCGCATGGAAGAAATTCTGATGAAAGACGCCCAGATGCCGAGCGCGAAGGTTTGGCAACTGGAGCAGACGAATCGGCAACGTCTCAAGCACCTCGCTcaacagaggaaacacatCAGCATTTTGCAGAGAGCTCTTCGGAAGTCTCAACGCGAGACAAGGGCCGCGGAGCGTAAACTGCGAGGAGACGATGAaacctcttcttcatctgagAGCAGTGCCCCCTCGCCtagagaggcagagcgcCTCATCCTGCAGGAACAATGCGAGAGCCTCATGGACCGCgtgaaggcagagacagcgcacCGTGAATCTTACCAGAGAGCTTGGTTCCTCGAACAACGCCAAAAAGAACGCGTTGCTGAAAAATACAATGTCCTTCAACGCAGACTCAAAGCTGCACAAACTGTCAC TCGCATGGAGCAGgcgaagcaggaagagaaacaagagaacaTCGACGATTTGAAGGCACGACTCGGAGAAAGGATAGAAGTTTTGCGCCGCGTCACGGGCACCAGTGAACAGTACGAGTACGAACTTGTGAGGCTGCAGCGACGGTACGAGGCGCTAGCGAGTTACTTGAAAGAGTCGCAAGAAAAGGCTTCTTCCTTCGAGGAAGGCCTTCGCGAGGCGCGGTCGAGTCTCGAGCACGAGACTGCGCTTCTTCAGATCGAAAAAAATAAAAGCCTCAATCTTGGCGAGCGTCTTCGCGAACGCGAAAATGCCATGGAA CGCATGAAGATTGAACTGCGTCTGGAGCAAGACCGAGTGCTTTCGCGTGAGCAAACAATTCAAGAGTTGCGGGATTCCTTGAACGAAAATGCGCAGCTGTTGCTGCAGGCGAAAGACGAGTTGGTGGCGGAGCACGAgagggcagaagaagagcgcaggCGTCATGAGCAGACGCTGATTCAGGCGAAGACTCTCCAGAGCAACCTGCTGGAAGCCCAGCAGACGATCGACACTTTGATGAGCGAGAAGGCCTTCGCGGACCAGCAGGAGGCTGCCTTGAAGCACCTTCATGAGAacttcttgcttcttctcgagtcTTCGCAGAAGCAAAGCGACGTGCTAGAAGAAACCGTGGAGGCcatggcgaagaagaagcacaaggcgacgcagctgctgcagcgagCGGTCGAAGAGATCCAATCCGGCATCCACCGGCAATCggtagaagaagagagactgaaggCCGACCTCGCTGCTGCCAAGGCTCGCCTCAGTGGCGCTGTCGAGGAACTCGAAGCAGAACGCGCCACGCAG gTCGAGACGATGAATCGCGCCCAAGACAAGTACATGGAGGACCACGCGTCTTACCAAAAGACCTGTGAAGCAATGCGCGGCGAGATCGAGGAACAGAAGGCTCGCCTCGAGGCTTTGACGGCCGATCTCCAGGAGGCGAAACGGCGTCGGGACGAACTGGAGAAAtggggagagaagatgaaggaaaAAAATGAAGCTCTCGAACGGAGAGTcgtctccagtttctctgcCCAGGGAAGAAGTGGCCGGGGCTCCATGGTTCGTCTCGTCAAACGTCTTCAGCAGGGCGCAACTATGGAGAGGGCCAATGTGGGCAAAAAGAAAGTCGGCAAAAACTTCATCAAG CTCACCAAAGACATGCAAATTGTTTGGACAATGGAAACCAAGGACAAACTGGCGGGCTTCTACAAACAGAAGGCCATCCGCCTCCAG CACATTGTCGGCATTGACTATGGCACCGCGTCCGCCGCATGTCGTTCACGCATGGCGGCAGcatcgaagaggaaggaggaaatTTTGCCATGGAGATGCTTTGAAATTCGgactctctcgacttcttaCCTTTTCACAGCTCAATCCGATGACATCGCCGCAAC GTGGGTTGTTTGCCTTGGTAGGCTTGTTTCCCAGTGGTCAGACGCGCCCAACATAAAGACGCACAGGGAAGTGTGTGTCCGTCGAGTCAAGATGAAGCTGCAGCGGTACTGCCAGGAAAAAC GCATTACCCCAAGAAAGATGTGGCTCGACGCGATTGCTAGGGCCTCCGGACAGCCAGTTTCTGACCAGCCCCGGCGAGCACGGCGTGCcgtcgcagagaagaaaggaaagtgA